From the genome of Scytonema hofmannii PCC 7110, one region includes:
- a CDS encoding thiol-disulfide oxidoreductase DCC family protein: MSPSKIQFPESTEVVSATSSPSWQIKLLYDGECPLCLREVNFLKKRDAGRGLVAFVDIADENYTPEAHGGIDFETAMGRIHAVLSDGTVIKNVEVFRRVYETLGMGWVYSATKWPIIGPIVDVLYGIWADLRLALTGRPNIATIVAERQKRIEGKSQGRCRLTQDSDC; encoded by the coding sequence ATGTCACCGTCAAAAATCCAGTTTCCCGAATCTACTGAAGTCGTTTCAGCAACCTCTTCACCGTCATGGCAAATCAAGTTGTTGTACGACGGTGAGTGTCCGTTATGTCTGCGAGAGGTAAACTTTTTGAAAAAACGGGATGCAGGTCGAGGTTTAGTAGCGTTTGTGGATATTGCAGACGAGAACTATACTCCCGAAGCTCATGGTGGTATTGACTTTGAAACGGCGATGGGACGAATTCATGCTGTGCTTTCTGACGGTACAGTTATTAAAAATGTGGAAGTTTTTCGTCGGGTCTATGAGACTTTGGGAATGGGCTGGGTTTATTCTGCCACCAAATGGCCCATTATCGGACCTATTGTCGATGTACTTTATGGAATTTGGGCTGATTTGCGGCTTGCTCTTACCGGACGCCCAAATATAGCAACTATTGTTGCCGAACGTCAAAAGCGCATTGAAGGTAAGAGTCAGGGACGTTGTCGGTTAACTCAAGATAGTGATTGTTGA
- a CDS encoding class I SAM-dependent methyltransferase, giving the protein MKLNENLALGANAIAYSQVMPEDEEQRQCEWASEKMSLIISTLRQLPSRERVADIGCRTGGQALYYQQQAGIREMHGFDISEEPLTEAREKGIVAHVWISGVSPCPVEDNFFDAVVAGDLIEHLMDTDVFLEELKRVVCPGGYLLITIPNLAWWWSRVRLLFGKVPAGMGSVSSQYAKDVAVDIKHLRVSVNDEWVYLFEQHGFECVSVIGYNYPSLLRKPINILDNFLTKNPALAHSNLFVLRKPA; this is encoded by the coding sequence ATGAAACTAAATGAAAACTTAGCACTAGGTGCTAATGCGATCGCCTACAGTCAAGTAATGCCTGAAGACGAGGAACAGAGACAGTGCGAGTGGGCATCGGAGAAAATGAGTTTGATAATTTCAACTCTTCGTCAACTACCCAGTCGAGAACGTGTTGCTGATATTGGCTGTCGTACAGGCGGTCAAGCTTTGTATTATCAACAGCAAGCAGGTATCAGAGAGATGCACGGCTTTGATATTTCAGAAGAACCACTGACAGAAGCACGTGAAAAAGGAATTGTGGCTCATGTTTGGATTAGTGGTGTGTCGCCTTGTCCGGTTGAAGACAACTTTTTCGATGCCGTTGTTGCAGGGGATTTGATTGAACACTTAATGGATACCGATGTGTTCCTAGAAGAATTGAAGCGTGTCGTATGTCCTGGAGGATATTTATTAATTACAATTCCTAACTTGGCTTGGTGGTGGAGCCGAGTTCGCTTGCTTTTTGGTAAGGTTCCTGCTGGTATGGGTTCTGTTTCCTCTCAATATGCTAAAGATGTGGCAGTAGATATAAAGCATCTCCGTGTCAGTGTAAACGATGAATGGGTGTATTTATTTGAACAGCACGGATTTGAGTGCGTCTCGGTCATAGGCTATAACTATCCAAGCTTATTGCGGAAACCAATAAATATTTTGGATAACTTTTTGACAAAGAATCCTGCATTAGCGCATAGTAATTTATTTGTTTTGAGAAAACCTGCATAA
- a CDS encoding GNAT family N-acetyltransferase codes for MAYRVVPHLTEHQISELLDLYKQEFWSQKRERDDVVKMLAATDIAIALVDDSDQLIGFTRVLTDFVYRAIIYDVIIKSNYRKMGLGSQLLNAVVNHPKLASVEQIALYCLPEIIPFYEKWGFTANTGGIQLMYRTSNQ; via the coding sequence ATGGCGTACCGAGTTGTTCCTCATTTAACTGAACATCAGATTTCAGAATTACTGGATTTGTACAAGCAAGAATTTTGGAGTCAGAAACGCGAGCGAGACGATGTTGTGAAAATGCTTGCAGCAACAGATATTGCGATCGCTTTAGTTGATGACAGTGACCAATTAATTGGGTTTACACGAGTTTTAACAGACTTCGTGTATAGAGCAATTATTTATGATGTTATTATCAAGTCAAATTACCGAAAAATGGGGCTTGGTTCTCAATTGCTCAATGCTGTTGTCAACCATCCCAAATTAGCCTCAGTCGAGCAAATTGCTCTTTACTGTCTCCCAGAAATCATTCCTTTCTACGAAAAGTGGGGTTTTACAGCTAATACAGGTGGTATTCAACTGATGTATCGTACCAGTAATCAGTGA
- the rnhA gene encoding ribonuclease HI: protein MSSLVKIESIYTDGACTGNPGPGGWGVVVYFSDGSIHEMGDAYPQTTNNRMEMQAAIAALEFLKESEQTQPITLYTDSEYLINSVTKWIKGWKNKGWKKSDGKPVLNQDLLETLDQLNNSKVKWEYVRGHAGNIGNERCDAIARAYANGRTPSLKHMTFSHKYEKSEVATTASDFESNSTIINKKKQEIRTLETNITNPMEPQTSHTSSVSEEVPREMRVTQLRNLVETLRIADEIAEKGYLITSSELADLMDVHASAVTSRGDEWRWRNWIVSRVRREGNQILWELERGDKVESEEEGSRE, encoded by the coding sequence ATGTCTTCACTTGTTAAAATCGAAAGCATATACACAGATGGTGCTTGTACGGGTAATCCCGGACCTGGAGGTTGGGGCGTCGTCGTTTATTTCAGTGATGGTTCTATTCACGAAATGGGTGACGCGTACCCTCAAACCACAAACAACAGGATGGAAATGCAAGCAGCAATAGCCGCCCTTGAATTTCTGAAAGAATCAGAACAAACTCAGCCAATCACCCTTTACACTGATAGCGAATATCTCATTAATAGCGTTACGAAATGGATTAAAGGCTGGAAAAACAAGGGCTGGAAGAAGTCAGACGGCAAACCCGTTCTCAACCAAGATCTTTTGGAAACTCTAGATCAACTCAATAACTCGAAGGTTAAATGGGAGTACGTTCGGGGTCATGCAGGTAATATTGGTAACGAACGCTGTGATGCGATCGCCCGTGCTTATGCAAACGGTAGAACCCCCTCCTTAAAACACATGACCTTCTCTCACAAATACGAAAAAAGTGAGGTTGCAACCACAGCATCTGATTTTGAGTCAAACTCTACAATAATTAACAAAAAGAAACAAGAAATCAGGACGCTTGAAACCAATATAACCAATCCTATGGAACCACAAACCTCCCATACTAGCTCTGTATCTGAAGAAGTACCGCGAGAAATGAGGGTTACGCAACTCCGTAACTTAGTGGAAACTCTTCGCATTGCAGACGAAATAGCAGAAAAAGGCTACTTAATCACGAGTTCCGAACTTGCAGACCTGATGGATGTGCATGCAAGTGCAGTCACCAGCCGTGGCGATGAATGGCGCTGGCGGAATTGGATTGTCTCGCGGGTACGGCGTGAAGGTAATCAGATTCTTTGGGAACTAGAACGGGGCGATAAGGTGGAGAGTGAAGAGGAAGGGAGTAGGGAGTAG
- the cruG gene encoding 2'-O-glycosyltransferase CruG codes for MIANAISLFLLVIQLPATAILLSRLLRGPSRQPPITPQNPTPEILGCVSIVIPTLNEVSRISPLLTGLSRQSYEVRETIVVDSRSSDGTPDLVKAAQQKDPRFRLMTDDPLPPGWVGRPWALHNGFLQSSEASEWFLGMDADTQPSPGLVASLVKTADSQGYDLVSLSPQFILKYPGECWLQPALLMTLLYRFNPAGVNSEQPERVMANGQCFLCRRSVLAAVGGYTSAGHSFCDDVTLARNIAASGYKVGFLDGAKVLKVRMYEGALETWKEWGRSLDLKDASSRAQLWGDLWLLTSVQALPLMVLLTYLILFSFSPPLPLSPSPSPLLLGLNLFLLVIRFALLFAIAPSYDRAQAKGGWLFWLSPFADPIAVLRIFLSALRTPREWRGRKYG; via the coding sequence ATGATAGCGAATGCTATCTCACTTTTTTTGTTGGTCATCCAACTACCAGCGACAGCCATATTGCTGTCGCGCCTCCTTAGAGGACCAAGCCGTCAACCCCCAATTACACCCCAAAATCCCACGCCGGAAATTTTGGGGTGTGTGAGCATCGTAATTCCCACATTAAACGAAGTCAGTCGTATTAGTCCTCTACTAACTGGCTTAAGTCGGCAAAGTTATGAAGTTCGGGAAACGATTGTTGTCGATAGCAGATCGAGTGATGGCACTCCCGACTTAGTAAAAGCAGCACAGCAAAAAGACCCCCGCTTTCGCCTCATGACAGACGATCCCCTCCCCCCCGGTTGGGTGGGGCGTCCCTGGGCGCTACACAACGGATTTTTGCAAAGCTCAGAAGCAAGTGAGTGGTTTCTTGGTATGGATGCTGATACTCAGCCCTCACCTGGTTTAGTGGCTTCCTTAGTCAAGACAGCAGACTCTCAAGGATATGACTTGGTTTCTCTATCGCCTCAGTTTATTCTTAAGTACCCAGGGGAGTGTTGGCTGCAACCAGCGCTCTTGATGACTCTGCTTTATAGATTTAACCCAGCTGGCGTTAACTCAGAACAACCAGAACGCGTGATGGCAAATGGGCAATGCTTTTTATGCCGTCGCTCTGTTTTAGCTGCTGTGGGAGGCTATACCAGTGCAGGTCATTCATTTTGCGATGATGTCACTTTGGCAAGGAATATAGCCGCCTCTGGATACAAGGTAGGTTTTTTGGATGGAGCAAAGGTTTTAAAGGTTCGGATGTATGAGGGAGCACTAGAAACGTGGAAAGAGTGGGGGCGAAGCCTCGATCTTAAAGATGCTTCCTCTCGCGCTCAACTTTGGGGAGATTTATGGCTACTCACCTCAGTCCAAGCTCTACCCCTGATGGTCTTACTCACTTACCTTATCCTTTTCTCCTTCTCCCCCCCTCTCCCCCTCTCCCCCTCCCCCTCTCCCCTCCTCCTAGGACTCAATCTCTTCCTACTGGTGATTCGCTTTGCACTGCTTTTTGCGATCGCACCTTCCTATGACCGAGCACAAGCAAAAGGCGGTTGGTTATTTTGGCTTTCCCCCTTTGCCGATCCAATAGCAGTGCTGCGAATCTTTTTATCTGCACTTCGCACCCCCAGAGAATGGAGGGGAAGGAAGTATGGGTAG